A window from Citrobacter amalonaticus encodes these proteins:
- the yjeH gene encoding L-methionine/branched-chain amino acid transporter, whose protein sequence is MSGLKQELGLAQGIGLLSTSLLGTGVFAVPALAALVAGNNSLWAWPVLIVLVFPVAIVFALLGRHYPSAGGVAHFVGMAFGPHLERVTGWLFLSVIPVGLPAALHIAAGFGQAMFGWHGWQLLLAELGTLALVWFIGSRGASSSANLQTVIAGLIVALIVAIWWAGDLTPAEIPFPAPADIEMSGLFSALSVMFWCFVGLEAFAHLASEFKDPERDFPRALMMGLLLAGSVYWACTVVVLHFDAYGETMAAAASLPEIVVQLFGVQALWVACVIGYLACFASLNIYIQSFARLVWSQAQYKPDHYLARLSSRHIPRNALNAVLGCCVVSTLCIYALEINLDALIVYANGIFIMIYLLCMLAGCRLLKGRYRALAMVGGLLCLLLLAMVGWKSLYALIMLAILWLFLPQRKKVEHHL, encoded by the coding sequence ATGAGTGGACTGAAACAAGAGCTTGGATTGGCTCAGGGTATTGGCCTGTTGTCGACATCATTATTGGGAACAGGCGTGTTTGCCGTCCCGGCCCTGGCGGCACTGGTAGCAGGCAACAACAGCCTGTGGGCCTGGCCAGTTTTGATTGTGCTGGTGTTTCCCGTTGCGATTGTGTTTGCCCTGCTAGGCCGACATTACCCCAGCGCAGGCGGCGTCGCACATTTCGTCGGCATGGCGTTTGGCCCACATCTTGAACGGGTCACCGGCTGGCTGTTTTTGTCCGTCATTCCCGTGGGTCTTCCTGCTGCGCTGCACATTGCCGCCGGGTTTGGTCAGGCGATGTTTGGCTGGCACGGCTGGCAACTATTGCTGGCCGAACTGGGTACACTGGCGCTGGTGTGGTTTATCGGTTCACGCGGCGCGAGCTCCAGCGCAAACCTGCAAACGGTGATTGCCGGTCTGATCGTGGCGCTGATTGTCGCTATCTGGTGGGCTGGCGATCTCACACCAGCAGAAATCCCTTTCCCTGCGCCAGCCGATATTGAAATGTCGGGGTTATTCTCCGCGCTGTCGGTGATGTTCTGGTGCTTCGTCGGTCTGGAAGCGTTCGCCCATCTGGCCTCAGAATTCAAAGACCCCGAACGGGATTTCCCTCGCGCACTGATGATGGGTCTGCTGCTGGCCGGTTCGGTCTATTGGGCCTGCACCGTTGTGGTTCTGCACTTTGATGCCTATGGCGAAACGATGGCAGCGGCGGCCTCATTACCGGAAATTGTCGTGCAATTGTTTGGCGTTCAGGCGCTGTGGGTAGCCTGTGTGATCGGTTATCTGGCCTGCTTTGCCAGCCTCAATATTTATATTCAGAGTTTTGCCCGTCTGGTGTGGTCACAGGCGCAATATAAACCGGACCATTATCTGGCCCGCCTCTCCTCCCGTCATATTCCACGCAACGCGCTCAATGCCGTGCTGGGCTGCTGCGTAGTCAGTACGCTGTGCATTTATGCGTTAGAGATCAATCTCGATGCGCTCATCGTCTATGCCAACGGCATCTTTATCATGATCTATCTGTTGTGCATGCTGGCAGGGTGTCGCCTGTTGAAAGGGCGGTATCGCGCGCTGGCAATGGTGGGCGGATTACTATGCCTTCTGTTACTGGCAATGGTCGGCTGGAAGAGTCTGTATGCGCTGATTATGTTGGCGATACTGTGGCTGTTTTTGCCACAACGAAAAAAGGTTGAACATCACTTATAG
- a CDS encoding FxsA family protein, with translation MRWIPLLAVFLYVYIEISIFIQVAHVMGVLMTLILVIFTSVIGMSLVRNQGFKNFLLMQQKMAAGESPAEEMIKSVSLIIAGLLLLLPGFFTDFLGLLLLLPPVQKHLTMKLMPHLRFSRMPGGGFSAGTGGGDTFDGEFQRKDEERDRIEHKDDRRD, from the coding sequence TTGCGCTGGATACCGTTACTTGCAGTCTTTCTCTATGTTTATATTGAGATTTCTATCTTTATTCAGGTTGCCCATGTGATGGGTGTACTGATGACGCTCATACTGGTGATTTTCACCTCGGTCATCGGGATGTCGCTGGTACGCAACCAGGGATTTAAGAACTTTTTGCTGATGCAGCAGAAAATGGCGGCAGGAGAGAGCCCGGCTGAAGAGATGATCAAGAGTGTTTCGCTGATCATCGCGGGTCTGTTGCTGTTGTTGCCCGGCTTTTTCACCGACTTCCTCGGCCTTCTTCTTTTATTACCACCGGTGCAGAAGCATCTGACGATGAAGCTGATGCCGCATTTGCGTTTTTCCCGGATGCCGGGTGGCGGCTTTAGCGCCGGAACCGGCGGTGGCGACACCTTTGACGGTGAGTTCCAGCGCAAAGATGAAGAACGTGACCGTATCGAACACAAGGATGATCGTCGCGACTGA
- the aspA gene encoding aspartate ammonia-lyase — MLNNIRIEEDLLGTREVPAEAYYGVHTLRAIENFYISNNKISDIPEFVRGMVMVKKAAALANKELQTIPKSVANAIIAACDEVLNNGKCMDQFPVDVYQGGAGTSVNMNTNEVLANIGLELMGHQKGEYQYLNPNDHVNKCQSTNDAYPTGFRIAVYASIVKLVDAINQLREGFERKAVEFQDILKMGRTQLQDAVPMTLGQEFRAFSVLLKEEVKNIERTAELLLEVNLGATAIGTGLNTPKEYSPLAVQKLAEVTGFACVPAEDLIEATSDCGAYVMVHGALKRLAVKMSKICNDLRLLSSGPRAGLNEINLPELQAGSSIMPAKVNPVVPEVVNQVCFKVIGNDITVTMASEAGQLQLNVMEPVIGQAMFESIHILSNACYNLLEKCVNGITANKEVCEGYVYNSIGIVTYLNPFIGHHNGDIVGKICAETGKSVREVVLERGLLTEAELDDIFSAQNLMHPAYKAKRYTDENEQ, encoded by the coding sequence ATGTTAAACAACATTCGTATCGAAGAAGATCTGTTGGGTACCAGGGAAGTTCCAGCCGAAGCCTACTATGGTGTTCACACTCTGAGAGCGATTGAAAACTTCTACATCAGCAACAACAAAATCAGTGACATCCCTGAATTTGTGCGCGGCATGGTAATGGTTAAGAAGGCCGCTGCTCTGGCAAACAAAGAGTTGCAGACCATCCCTAAGAGTGTAGCGAACGCCATCATTGCTGCATGTGATGAAGTCCTGAATAACGGCAAATGCATGGACCAGTTCCCGGTAGACGTTTACCAGGGCGGTGCAGGCACCTCCGTCAACATGAATACCAACGAAGTGCTGGCCAATATCGGGCTGGAGCTGATGGGTCACCAGAAAGGTGAATATCAGTACTTGAACCCGAACGACCACGTGAACAAATGTCAGTCTACTAACGACGCCTACCCAACCGGTTTCCGCATCGCCGTTTACGCTTCTATCGTAAAACTGGTCGATGCTATCAACCAACTGCGTGAAGGCTTTGAGCGTAAAGCTGTCGAATTCCAGGACATCCTGAAAATGGGTCGTACCCAGTTGCAGGATGCAGTTCCGATGACCCTGGGTCAGGAATTCCGTGCTTTCAGCGTACTGCTGAAAGAAGAAGTGAAAAACATCGAGCGTACCGCTGAACTGCTGCTGGAGGTTAACCTCGGCGCAACGGCTATCGGTACCGGTCTGAATACCCCGAAAGAGTACTCTCCGCTGGCAGTACAGAAACTGGCGGAAGTCACTGGCTTTGCCTGCGTTCCTGCTGAAGACCTGATCGAAGCGACCTCTGACTGCGGCGCTTACGTGATGGTACACGGCGCGCTGAAACGCCTGGCGGTGAAGATGTCCAAAATCTGTAACGACCTGCGCTTGCTCTCCTCTGGCCCACGTGCCGGCCTGAATGAGATCAACCTGCCGGAACTGCAGGCGGGCTCTTCTATCATGCCAGCGAAAGTGAACCCGGTTGTACCGGAAGTCGTCAACCAGGTGTGCTTCAAAGTCATCGGTAACGACATCACCGTCACCATGGCGTCTGAAGCCGGTCAGCTGCAGCTGAACGTGATGGAGCCAGTGATTGGTCAGGCGATGTTTGAATCGATTCACATCCTGAGCAACGCCTGCTACAACCTGCTGGAGAAATGTGTTAACGGTATTACCGCTAACAAAGAAGTGTGCGAAGGGTATGTCTACAACTCTATCGGCATCGTCACCTACCTCAACCCGTTCATCGGCCACCACAACGGCGACATCGTCGGTAAGATTTGTGCCGAAACCGGTAAGAGCGTACGTGAAGTGGTGCTGGAGCGCGGTCTGTTGACTGAAGCTGAGCTGGACGATATTTTCTCCGCACAGAACCTGATGCACCCGGCTTATAAAGCAAAACGCTATACTGATGAAAACGAACAGTAA
- the dcuA gene encoding anaerobic C4-dicarboxylate transporter DcuA, which translates to MIVVELIIVLLAIFLGARLGGIGIGFAGGLGVLVLAAIGVKPGNIPFDVISIIMAVIAAISAMQVAGGLDYLVNQTEKLLRRNPKYITILAPIVTYFLTIFAGTGNISLATLPVIAEVAKEQGIKPCRPLSTAVVSAQIAITASPISAAVVYMSSVMEGHGISYIHLLSVVIPSTLLAVLVMSFLVTMLFNSRLSDDPVYRKRLEEGLIELRGEKQIEIKPMAKNSVWLFLLGVVCVVVYAIINSPSLGLVEKPLMNTTNAILIIMLSVATLTTIMCKVETDAILNSSTFKAGMSACICILGVAWLGDTFVSHNIDWIKDTAGEVIQGHPWLLAVIFFFASALLYSQAATAKALMPMALALNVSPLTAVASFAAVSGLFILPTYPTLVAAVQMDDTGTTRIGKFVFNHPFFIPGTLGVLLAVCFGFLLGSFML; encoded by the coding sequence ATGATAGTTGTCGAACTTATCATTGTTTTGCTGGCAATCTTTTTGGGCGCCAGACTTGGGGGCATCGGGATTGGATTTGCAGGTGGACTGGGTGTTCTGGTTCTTGCCGCTATCGGCGTGAAACCGGGTAACATTCCGTTCGATGTGATTTCCATCATCATGGCGGTTATCGCTGCTATCTCCGCGATGCAGGTTGCGGGCGGTCTGGACTATCTGGTTAACCAGACAGAAAAACTGCTGCGTCGGAATCCGAAATACATCACGATCCTTGCACCGATCGTGACCTATTTCCTGACTATTTTTGCAGGCACCGGGAACATCTCCCTGGCAACGCTGCCGGTTATCGCTGAAGTGGCGAAGGAACAGGGCATCAAGCCTTGCCGTCCGCTCTCCACCGCGGTGGTTTCCGCTCAGATAGCGATCACTGCATCGCCTATCTCTGCTGCGGTCGTCTACATGTCTTCGGTCATGGAAGGCCATGGCATTAGCTACATCCACCTGCTGTCTGTGGTCATTCCGTCCACGCTGCTGGCGGTGCTGGTAATGTCCTTCCTCGTGACCATGCTGTTCAACTCCAGGCTCTCTGACGATCCGGTATACCGTAAACGTCTGGAAGAGGGTTTGATTGAGCTGCGCGGTGAGAAGCAGATCGAAATCAAACCTATGGCGAAGAACTCCGTCTGGCTGTTCCTGCTGGGCGTAGTGTGCGTAGTGGTTTATGCGATCATCAACAGCCCGAGCCTCGGTCTGGTTGAGAAACCGCTGATGAACACCACCAACGCTATCCTGATCATCATGCTGAGCGTCGCGACGCTGACCACGATCATGTGCAAAGTGGAAACCGACGCCATCCTCAACTCCAGCACCTTCAAAGCCGGTATGAGCGCCTGTATTTGTATTCTGGGCGTTGCATGGCTGGGTGACACGTTCGTGTCTCACAACATTGACTGGATCAAAGACACTGCAGGTGAAGTGATTCAGGGCCATCCGTGGCTGCTGGCTGTCATCTTCTTCTTTGCTTCTGCACTGCTGTACTCTCAGGCAGCAACCGCTAAAGCACTGATGCCGATGGCGCTGGCGCTGAACGTTTCTCCGCTGACTGCCGTTGCGTCTTTCGCTGCGGTTTCTGGTCTGTTCATTCTGCCTACTTACCCAACGCTGGTTGCGGCGGTACAGATGGATGACACCGGGACAACGCGTATCGGTAAATTTGTCTTTAACCACCCGTTCTTCATCCCTGGTACGCTGGGTGTGTTACTGGCGGTTTGCTTCGGCTTCCTGCTGGGCAGTTTCATGCTGTAA
- the cutA gene encoding divalent cation tolerance protein CutA has translation MHDVSRQDIALSDAVVVLCTAPDEATAQDLAAKVLAEKLAACATIIPGATSLYYWEGKLEQEYEVQMILKTSVAHQDALLDCLKSHHPYQTPELLVLPVTHGDSDYLSWLNASLR, from the coding sequence ATGCATGATGTGAGTCGTCAGGATATCGCCCTCTCCGATGCCGTTGTTGTACTCTGTACCGCGCCGGATGAAGCCACCGCCCAGGATCTGGCGGCCAAAGTGCTGGCAGAAAAACTGGCGGCCTGCGCCACGATTATTCCCGGTGCCACCTCGCTGTATTACTGGGAAGGAAAACTGGAGCAGGAATACGAAGTCCAGATGATCTTAAAAACCTCGGTGGCACACCAGGACGCCTTACTCGATTGCCTGAAGTCTCATCACCCGTATCAAACGCCCGAGCTTCTGGTTTTACCCGTTACCCACGGAGACAGTGATTACCTCTCATGGCTCAACGCATCCTTACGCTGA
- a CDS encoding protein-disulfide reductase DsbD — translation MAQRILTLILLFCSTSTFAGLFDAPGRSNFVPADQAFAFDFQQNQHDLNLTWQVKDGYYLYRKQISITPARAEIAEVTLPAGVWHEDEFYGKSEIYRNTLTIPVTVNQAQSGATLTVTYQGCADAGFCYPPESKTVPLSEVTASAKPKPVAPAAIQQPPQPEQAPAQLPFSALWALLIGIGIAFTPCVLPMYPLISGIVLGGKQRLSTGRALLLTFIYVQGMALTYTALGLVVAAAGLQFQAALQHPYVLIGLAVVFTLLALSMFGLFTLQLPSSLQTRLTLMSNRQQGGSAGGVFVMGAIAGLICSPCTTAPLSAILLYIAQSGNLWLGGGTLYLYALGMGLPLMLVTVFGNRLLPKSGPWMAQVKTAFGFVILALPVFLLERIIGDTWGLRLWSLLGVAFFGWAFITSLQATRSWMRIVQIILLAAALVSVRPLQDWAFGTTVTQTQAHLDFKPVASVEELKQALAEAKGKPVMLDLYADWCVACKEFEKYTFSHPQVKQALGDTVLLQANVTANNAQDVALLKHLQVLGLPTILFFDTQGQEHPQARVTGFMDAATFSAHLRDRQP, via the coding sequence ATGGCTCAACGCATCCTTACGCTGATCCTGCTTTTTTGCAGCACATCGACTTTTGCCGGACTTTTCGACGCGCCGGGTCGCTCGAATTTTGTCCCTGCTGACCAGGCCTTTGCCTTTGACTTTCAGCAAAACCAACACGATCTTAATCTCACCTGGCAGGTGAAAGACGGGTATTACCTGTATCGCAAGCAGATCAGTATTACCCCTGCACGGGCGGAAATCGCGGAAGTGACGCTGCCAGCGGGCGTCTGGCATGAAGATGAGTTCTACGGGAAAAGCGAAATCTATCGCAATACGCTCACCATTCCGGTTACCGTCAACCAGGCGCAGTCTGGCGCCACGCTAACGGTCACGTATCAGGGCTGTGCCGATGCGGGTTTCTGTTATCCGCCGGAAAGCAAAACCGTGCCGCTAAGTGAAGTGACCGCCAGCGCGAAGCCGAAACCAGTGGCGCCAGCAGCAATACAGCAACCGCCGCAGCCGGAGCAAGCGCCAGCCCAGCTCCCCTTCTCCGCCCTGTGGGCGCTGCTGATCGGTATTGGCATCGCTTTTACCCCCTGCGTACTGCCGATGTATCCACTGATTTCCGGCATCGTACTGGGCGGTAAACAGCGTCTTTCCACCGGACGCGCACTGCTGCTGACATTCATCTACGTACAGGGGATGGCGCTGACCTATACCGCGCTGGGGCTGGTGGTGGCCGCCGCCGGATTGCAGTTCCAGGCGGCTCTTCAGCATCCGTATGTCTTAATCGGCCTGGCAGTGGTCTTTACCCTGCTCGCCCTGTCGATGTTCGGCCTGTTCACCCTGCAACTGCCATCGTCGCTGCAAACGCGCCTCACGCTGATGAGTAACCGTCAGCAAGGCGGTTCTGCGGGTGGCGTGTTTGTGATGGGCGCGATTGCCGGGCTGATTTGTTCGCCGTGTACCACCGCACCGCTGAGCGCCATTTTGTTGTATATCGCTCAGAGCGGGAATCTGTGGCTCGGCGGCGGTACGCTGTATCTCTATGCACTAGGGATGGGGCTGCCGCTGATGCTGGTCACCGTCTTTGGTAACCGTCTGCTGCCGAAAAGCGGCCCGTGGATGGCGCAGGTCAAAACGGCGTTTGGCTTTGTTATTCTCGCGCTGCCGGTCTTTTTGCTGGAGCGCATCATCGGCGATACGTGGGGCTTACGCCTGTGGTCGCTGCTGGGCGTGGCCTTCTTTGGCTGGGCGTTTATTACCAGCCTGCAAGCAACGCGTAGCTGGATGCGCATCGTGCAGATAATCCTGCTGGCGGCGGCGCTGGTCAGCGTGCGTCCGCTCCAGGACTGGGCGTTTGGCACGACGGTGACCCAGACACAGGCACATCTGGACTTCAAACCGGTGGCAAGCGTTGAGGAACTCAAACAGGCGCTGGCCGAGGCGAAAGGCAAACCGGTGATGCTGGACCTGTACGCCGACTGGTGCGTCGCCTGTAAAGAGTTTGAAAAGTACACCTTCAGCCATCCACAGGTAAAACAGGCGCTGGGCGATACGGTACTGTTACAGGCTAACGTCACCGCCAATAACGCACAGGATGTGGCGCTGTTGAAGCATTTGCAGGTATTAGGACTGCCAACCATCCTGTTCTTCGATACGCAAGGTCAGGAACACCCGCAGGCACGGGTGACGGGCTTTATGGATGCGGCGACGTTTAGTGCGCATTTGCGCGATCGCCAACCGTGA
- a CDS encoding transcriptional regulator: MQREDVLGEALKLLEIHGIANTTLEMVAERVDYPLVEMQRFWPDKEAILYDALRYLSQQVDIWRRQLLLDDTLSAEQKLLARYTALAECVSNNRYPGCLFIAACTFYPDPSHPIHQLADQQKNAAHDFTHELLTTLEIDDPAMVAKQMELVLEGCLSRMLVNRSHADVETAHRLAEDILRFAQCRQGGALT, encoded by the coding sequence GTGCAACGTGAAGATGTCCTGGGAGAAGCCCTAAAATTACTCGAGATCCATGGGATTGCGAACACCACACTGGAGATGGTGGCCGAGCGCGTAGATTATCCGCTCGTTGAAATGCAGCGTTTCTGGCCGGACAAAGAGGCCATTCTGTATGACGCGCTGCGCTATCTCAGCCAACAGGTGGATATCTGGCGTCGCCAGCTGTTGCTGGATGACACCCTGAGTGCCGAGCAAAAGCTGCTGGCCCGCTACACGGCGCTGGCAGAGTGCGTGAGTAACAATCGTTACCCGGGCTGCCTGTTTATCGCCGCCTGTACGTTTTATCCCGATCCGTCGCACCCCATTCATCAACTGGCAGATCAGCAAAAAAACGCGGCGCACGATTTCACTCACGAACTGCTGACCACGCTGGAGATTGACGATCCGGCAATGGTGGCTAAACAGATGGAACTGGTGCTGGAAGGCTGTCTGAGCCGTATGCTGGTCAATCGCAGCCATGCGGATGTGGAGACGGCGCATCGTCTGGCAGAAGACATTCTGCGCTTTGCCCAGTGCCGCCAGGGCGGGGCGCTGACCTAA
- a CDS encoding LysE family translocator, whose product MSIAPFLLFAFVASITPGPTNILILANSQHHGVKATLPALVSGCVAASMIVLISGAGAGEILHQHPLVRQVMSWAGVAWLSWMSWQLFNAPAANLSGKPSHRFTARAAALLQIVNPKTWMMALAVVSLFAPSGSHALRDIALMALWFLLISIGCLLCWAWLGKAVNRVFRTTVAMVRFQRVMALCLLISAWAGVFA is encoded by the coding sequence GTGAGTATCGCGCCGTTTTTGCTGTTTGCGTTTGTCGCCTCTATCACCCCCGGTCCCACCAATATCCTCATCCTGGCGAACAGTCAGCATCATGGCGTGAAAGCGACACTACCTGCGTTGGTCAGCGGTTGTGTGGCGGCGAGCATGATTGTGTTGATTTCTGGGGCCGGGGCTGGGGAGATATTGCATCAACATCCGCTGGTGCGGCAGGTGATGAGCTGGGCAGGCGTAGCGTGGCTAAGCTGGATGAGCTGGCAGTTATTCAACGCTCCGGCTGCGAATCTGTCCGGAAAACCATCTCATCGCTTTACCGCGCGCGCCGCGGCGCTGCTGCAGATAGTAAACCCGAAAACGTGGATGATGGCGTTGGCGGTGGTGAGTCTGTTTGCGCCGAGCGGGAGTCACGCACTGCGCGATATTGCATTGATGGCGCTGTGGTTTTTGCTCATCTCTATCGGATGTTTGCTGTGTTGGGCGTGGCTGGGAAAGGCGGTAAACCGAGTGTTTCGCACCACCGTGGCGATGGTGCGTTTTCAGCGTGTGATGGCGTTGTGTTTGTTGATCTCTGCGTGGGCGGGAGTGTTTGCTTAG
- a CDS encoding AraC family transcriptional regulator, with product MANDWLELRQHADTGIETIKAHFEGHAFDPHWHDSFLVGITLSGTQQFHCRRECHHSQPGDAFLLEPGEIHDGDAPVAGGFTYLTFYLDEQWLTKTLQGLYDTTPDSYSLHFSRTLSREPQLVRAIGETFNALHTEEMRIVQQSTMDHLLSQLTTHCHWRKRLPSQIQSAAIAHRARDYLHAHMGDNIGLSDLARETGTDRFTLTRSFKREFHLAPHAWLIQLRLAKARQMLAKGALPVNVAAALGFADQSHLGRWFQRAYRISPAHYRRLCTNLPDVYRK from the coding sequence ATGGCAAACGACTGGCTTGAGCTGCGACAACATGCCGATACCGGTATTGAGACAATCAAAGCCCATTTTGAAGGGCATGCATTTGACCCGCACTGGCACGATAGCTTTCTGGTCGGTATTACCCTTTCCGGTACGCAGCAATTTCACTGTCGGCGTGAGTGTCACCACAGCCAACCGGGTGATGCTTTTTTGCTGGAGCCGGGTGAGATTCATGATGGCGATGCGCCGGTGGCCGGTGGGTTTACCTATCTCACCTTTTATCTGGATGAGCAGTGGCTGACAAAAACGTTGCAGGGCCTTTATGACACCACGCCGGACAGCTATTCCCTGCATTTCAGCCGGACGCTGTCGCGTGAGCCGCAGCTGGTGCGCGCCATTGGCGAAACGTTTAACGCCTTGCATACCGAAGAGATGCGTATTGTGCAACAAAGTACGATGGATCATCTTCTTTCACAGCTCACCACCCATTGCCACTGGCGAAAGCGCCTCCCTTCGCAGATACAGAGCGCGGCGATCGCCCATCGCGCCCGGGATTATCTGCATGCGCATATGGGTGACAACATTGGCCTTTCCGATCTGGCGCGTGAGACCGGAACGGATCGTTTTACGCTGACGCGCAGCTTTAAACGCGAGTTTCACCTCGCTCCACACGCATGGTTGATTCAGCTACGGCTGGCAAAGGCACGTCAGATGCTGGCGAAGGGCGCGCTGCCGGTTAATGTCGCAGCAGCATTGGGATTTGCCGATCAAAGCCATCTGGGGCGCTGGTTCCAGCGCGCGTATCGTATTTCGCCTGCGCATTACCGTCGCTTGTGCACAAACCTTCCAGACGTTTACAGGAAATAG
- a CDS encoding fimbrial protein gives MSNKFFAVAVMSMSVVMGMSTAQANNDGTVNFTGEIIGTACTVDIGANNTMNVDLGKVSKTVFTGTGTYASATEFDLKVKDCPATGINGITVKFDGTAYAGDNSVLALTEEDGVATGIAIELLDKSKKAVPLFTDSDSYALEAGKTELTMPMYARYKQVAAAVTAGPANSSVQFTLNYN, from the coding sequence ATGAGTAATAAATTTTTTGCTGTTGCGGTTATGAGTATGTCCGTTGTTATGGGGATGTCTACAGCTCAGGCTAACAACGATGGTACTGTTAATTTTACCGGCGAAATTATAGGTACAGCCTGTACGGTTGATATCGGCGCAAATAACACAATGAATGTTGATCTCGGTAAAGTGAGTAAAACTGTTTTTACCGGAACGGGTACATACGCTTCAGCGACTGAGTTTGACTTAAAAGTGAAGGACTGTCCTGCAACTGGTATAAATGGCATTACCGTTAAGTTTGATGGTACTGCGTACGCTGGCGATAATAGTGTTCTTGCTCTTACCGAGGAAGACGGCGTTGCAACAGGCATTGCGATTGAGCTGTTAGATAAGAGTAAAAAAGCCGTTCCACTGTTTACCGATAGCGATTCATACGCTTTAGAGGCGGGTAAAACTGAGCTTACCATGCCGATGTATGCTCGTTATAAGCAGGTGGCCGCAGCTGTTACTGCCGGTCCGGCAAACTCCAGTGTTCAATTTACTCTTAACTACAACTAA